In Crassostrea angulata isolate pt1a10 chromosome 6, ASM2561291v2, whole genome shotgun sequence, a genomic segment contains:
- the LOC128188996 gene encoding structural maintenance of chromosomes protein 1A-like: protein MSHNGRGRFRPLGQIRVNLKSGGTEKIPKLASTSSVNTKANLEQDNQGISGNALSVPPPKEKEKKEEKVKVQSAKSDSGSSTKSLESEYKKELQEAKAKEKDLLKQIAELKKLIEELQKQIKERDETIASLKSELKTQEENLSGEINKEKAEHEVTKQSLQGARSEIDDLRAKIEQLRKENQEQIDGLKKELEEKILEITTSKDKEIKIRDEKLTRLKNQMADALKGNSWERQQQLEELTKELSRIQEECDALRMKLKASKSKGGNCPNCQDMTAKLEKFNASIKDKDLTIKELKSLCARFEKQLTQQDHLLKQWAESKGQKVNYNPK, encoded by the exons ATGTCTCATAATGGAAGAGGTAGATTCCGACCTCTGGGACAAATTAGGGTCAACCTCAAATCCGGGGGAACTGAGAAGATCCCCAAACTAGCATCTACTTCTTCAGTCAACACAAAAGCAAACTTGGAGCAGGATAACCAAGGTATCTCGGGGAATGCTTTGTCTGTACCACCACCAAAGGAGAAGGAGAAGAAGGAGGAGAAAGTAAAAGTTCAGTCAGCAAAGTCTGATTCTGGCTCCAGCACGAAATCTCTGGAGTCAGAGTACAAGAAAGAGCTTCAGGAAGCTAAG GCAAAAGAGAAAGATTTGTTGAAGCAGATTGCAGAACTGAAAAAACTAATAGAAGAGCTACAGAAACAAATCAAAGAGAGAGATGAAACAATAGCTTCCTTGAAATCCGAGCTTAAAACTCAG GAAGAGAATCTCAGTGGGGAGATCAACAAAGAGAAAGCTGAGCACGAGGTCACTAAGCAGTCCCTACAGGGAGCGCGCTCAGAAATCGACGACCTCCGGGCCAAGATAGAACAACTTCGCAAAGAAAACCAGGAACAGATAGACGGCCTGAAGAAAGAG CTTGAAGAAAAGATATTAGAAATAACTACCTCcaaagataaagaaataaagattagAGATGAGAAATTAACCCGCTTAAAAAACCAAATGGCTGATGCCTTGAAAGGAAATTCTTG GGAGAGACAACAGCAGCTGGAAGAGCTGACTAAGGAGTTGTCACGGATACAGGAGGAGTGTGATGCTCTCAGGATGAAACTCAAAGCCTCCAAATCAAAG ggagGAAATTGTCCCAACTGCCAGGATATGACAGCAAAGCTGGAGAAATTCAATGCGTCCATTAAAGACAAAGACCTAACAATCAAAGAACTGAAGTCACTGTGTGCTAGGTTTGAGAAACAGCTGACTCAGCAGGACCACCTGCTAAAGCAGTGGGCGGAGTCCAAAGGTCAGAAGGTCAACTATAATCCCAAATAA
- the LOC128189961 gene encoding mRNA export factor GLE1-like: MASIVCLLKASPKGQLKYESDPNIEKEYFDKYLSPPKLSRPHQEVSSENSFCYHDEDERYSEDTSESDISESIRNLRVEVTCRNDKRKTQKKVQFTTRNNSLVHDMRIQVDKEKAGFPDPHNKNGHDRNLKISFNGSGGEANFKKNGCGMLIEKPLDRPSLSKEQTRKIVVSPEYNKSRRDIQFYEEELNSKAKMKLEQKRDQFKKAERRINERAEQRINEFENSRLEKARNQQLMLEQEERERSAKLIEKQKKIIKDHIEYAKMVEQKKERIQEEIKKKEEEKLMIWDKTKTIVSECKTILDRIKTLYTSYAAKLPENVAKAVHNGQQRYHMSQQIVAVEDRVPDISNKQLVTITENFRLLSNTLDFVQQAIQEVKEREKREAEAKAEEEAKKKAEEEAARRVQPPPAVEHPGQPLVSSTPIPGATGSGPQGVPPGATASPTAPTSVAQVRPEEGEVLCVDVVAFQEYTQLQQKLKDMETAIQVLSSTSQLKKLKFDLQKAVNIPVNAISAVSGAHLRDKLQRLLVLLSGQQVEIANKRVSVNEHPAALTFCKHLIAKMVVKKGEEQVSSIFESAFPLAAVTVGILAEHPDIKDLLLAHFQLMCPYTVPYHIPRQEGQSTKDVHIVRGYKYDSDGNVEKQDKFLKRMSGIMRLYASLMVSYPPRRQSEHPFGIENAWLWLSRVMNIQPLPDITATMVFDLLEVTGHALYKEYRKQFLKMLHILIREFLPKLKSVASSGGGGPVSRLEALIMASIQRQGQIPPPEGILSPNFWFS; encoded by the exons ATGGCGAGTATTGTTTGTCTGTTAAAAGCCTCACCAAAGGGACAACTGAAATATGAAAGCGATCCAAATATTGAAAAG GaatattttgacaaatatttGTCACCACCAAAATTGAGTAGGCCTCACCAAGAAGTCTCATCAGAAAACAGTTTTTGTTACCATGATGAGGATGAGCGATACTCAGAAGACACTTCAGAAAG TGACATTTCTGAATCCATTCGAAATCTCCGAGTTGAGGTTACATGTAGAAACGACAAAAGGaaaacacaaaagaaagttCAATTCACCACAAGAAACAACAGCTTAGTCCATGATATGAGAATACAAGTTGACAAGGAGAAGGCAGGTTTTCCCGATCCACACAATAAGAATGGTCAtgatagaaatttaaaaatcagcTTTAATGGTAGTGGAGGTGAAGCAAACTTCAAGAAGAATGGATGCGGAATGTTGATTGAGAAACCGTTAGATCGTCCATCCCTGAGTAAGGAGCAGACCAGGAAGATCGTAGTGTCTCCAGAGTATAACAAGAGTAGGCGAGACATTCAGTTTTATGAAGAGGAGCTCAATAGCAAAGCTAAG ATGAAGCTCGAACAGAAGAGGGACCAGTTTAAGAAAGCTGAGAGGAGAATcaatgagagagcagaacagaGGATCAATGAGTTTGAGAACAGTCGACTGGAGAAGGCCAGGAATCAACAGCTGATGCTAGAGCAGGAGGAACGAGAGAG GTCAgcaaaattaattgaaaaacagaaaaagataataaaagaTCATATAGAGTATGCAAAG ATGGTGGAACAGAAGAAAGAAAGAATTCaggaagaaataaagaaaaa AGAGGAAGAAAAGTTGATGATCTGGGATAAAACAAAGACTATAGTGAGTGAATGCAAAACCATCCTAGATAGAATAAAAACACTGTACACATCTTATGCAGCCAAACTGCCAGAGAATGTTGCTAAAGCAGTTCACAATGGCCAGCAGAGATACCACATGTCTCAGCAGATCGTGGCTGTAGAGGATAGGGTCCCAGACATCAGCAACAAACAGCTGGTCACCATCACGGAGAACTTCCGCCTCCTCTCAAACACGCTGGACTTTGTCCAACAGGCTATCC AAGAAGTAAAGGAAAGAGAAAAAAGGGAAGCCGAGGCAAAGGCAGAAGAGGAAGCGAAGAAGAAAGCAGAGGAGGAGGCGGCCAGGAGGGTACAGCCACCCCCTGCT GTTGAACACCCAGGACAGCCTTTGGTTTCCTCCACTCCAATACCTGGAGCCACTGGATCAGGACCCCAGGGGGTGCCACCTGGGGCAACCGCCTCCCCAACAGCTCCCACATCGGTTGCACAAGTCAGACCCGAAG AGGGTGAGGTACTGTGTGTGGATGTGGTGGCTTTCCAGGAGTACACACAATTACAGCAGAAGCTGAAGGACATGGAGACAGCTATACAGGTGCTGTCATCTACCTCACAG tTGAAAAAGCTGAAGTTTGACCTCCAGAAGGCGGTGAACATACCTGTGAATGCTATCTCAGCAGTAAGTGGGGCCCACCTGAGAGACAAGCTACAGCGCCTCCTGGTGTTACTCTCTGGCCAACAAGTGGAGATAGCCAACAAAAGAGTCTCGGTCAATGAGCACCCAGCGGCCTTGACCTTCTGTAAACACCTCATTGCAAAGATGGTAGTG aaaaaagGAGAGGAGCAGGTCTCCTCGATCTTTGAGTCAGCCTTTCCCCTGGCGGCGGTGACGGTAGGGATACTGGCCGAACACCCAGACATCAAAGACCTCCTGCTGGCACACTTCCAGCTGATGTGTCCGTACACCGTCCCCTACCACATCCCCCGACAGGAGGGACAGTCCACTAAGGATGTCCATAT AGTGAGAGGGTACAAATACGACAGCGATGGTAATGTGGAGAAACAAGACAAATTCCTGAAAAGGATGTCTGGAATTATGCGACTGTACGCCTCTCTTATGGTCTCTTATCCACCAAGGCGACAAAGTGAACATCCTTTTGGGATTGAAAATGCCTGGTTATGGCTGTCAAGAGTGATGAACATTCAGCCGCTTCCAGACATAACGGCTACCATGGTGtttgaccttttagaggtcaccGGACATGCCCTTTATAAGGAATacagaaaacaatttttgaaaatgcttCATATTCTGATTCGTGAATTCCTTCCCAAGCTCAAATCTGTGGCATCTTCAGGGGGAGGAGGCCCTGTGTCTCGACTAGAGGCACTGATCATGGCTAGTATACAGCGACAGGGACAAATTCCACCACCAGAGGGCATCCTGTCCCCAAACTTCTGGTTCTCTTGA
- the LOC128188997 gene encoding uncharacterized protein LOC128188997, protein MIRPGVPYADQMSLFTDSTIYKRVAFVLAILGLAVEFVSFVSPFWISKTFDNGTAINVGLWLTCVDLDCTGISSSPAWLIVAGVFDVLSLMFGVTCIVCLSVCIFKPQLLPRTRRWPLIILTIFAFVEAALQQISCGVFLKQVHDSPQASPPFPENAFASLSWGAAFSVLGVILYAVVCILLFTDLVRICFAVPK, encoded by the exons ATGATAAGACCCGGGGTTCCTTACGCCGATCAGATGTCGCTGTTCACAGACAGTACCATCTACAAGCGAGTGGCCTTTGTCCTGGCCATCCTCGGCCTGGCCGTGGAGTTCGTCAGCTTCGTGTCCCCGTTCTGGATCTCCAAGACTTTCGATAATGGCACCGCGATCAACGTGGGTCTGTGGCTGACCTGTGTTGACCTAGATTGTACCGGCATCAGCAGCAGTCCAG CTTGGTTGATCGTTGCCGGGGTGTTCGATGTTCTCTCTCTGATGTTTGGAGTGACCTGTATAgtatgtctgtctgtgtgtATATTCAAACCACAACTTCTCCCCAGAACCAGAAGATGGCCTCTCATCATACTCACCATATTTGCATTTGTTGAAG CTGCGCTCCAGCAAATCAGCTGTGGCGTTTTCCTGAAACAAGTCCACGACTCCCCCCAGGCTTCACCCCCGTTCCCGGAGAACGCGTTCGCCAGCCTGTCCTGGGGAGCGGCGTTTAGTGTCTTGGGGGTCATCCTCTACGCCGTCGTCTGCATCCTGCTGTTCACTGACCTGGTCAGGATATGTTTCGCAGTTCCTAAATAA